The following coding sequences lie in one Longimicrobium sp. genomic window:
- a CDS encoding glycosyl hydrolase family 8 yields the protein MRRRSILPGLALAAALVSSGALAQSTSRTGGAAPYRYPCAQSITANQAAANEQLRQKYELWRASRLSYEGTHARVKADADFTYFDDDGTEQQLPQGTISEAQGYGMLLAAYMGDRKTFDALEAYRRAHRNAKGATPWVIRADGVVADSGAASDADQDMAFALLVAHRRWGGYTEPLNELLGTIRTHMVVPEGSAHAYLLTAGDMPLQYWEVTFPGSMAPAWYRAFAAHTGDTFWLEVADKSYQYLTSIDLNPSYANAATGLLPDRSRPDGTLDADPESHRFSWNAARAPWRLASDAAWNCESRASSRVDRMNSFFHGGGPGRGPTGIGAVYRTSGAFLDDSLYGGPDRSPWFYGPLTSAAMLSTNQGYRQGMWMETLRMTDFSKYGHELGLLGLMLASGNMHDPLADPRRSVDDFESGNSTRWWTYADSAGSTLATAMVWPAAVGHGVRVTYSVMNWAGFGVTLNENWSAYRALEFWVEGTGSGNPIYLELEDADGELFVHRFVDDFTGWRFASVPLNTTAFPRRRDYQPATINNGMTLTNVRAIRFQPWGRGSFGVDGLVLVP from the coding sequence ATGCGACGACGCAGTATCCTGCCCGGCCTTGCCCTCGCGGCGGCGCTCGTCTCGTCCGGCGCCCTCGCCCAGTCCACTTCGCGGACCGGCGGCGCGGCGCCGTACCGATACCCGTGCGCGCAGAGTATCACCGCGAACCAGGCCGCCGCCAACGAGCAGCTCCGGCAGAAGTACGAGCTGTGGCGCGCGTCGCGGCTGTCGTACGAAGGCACGCACGCCCGCGTAAAGGCCGACGCCGACTTCACCTACTTCGACGACGACGGCACCGAGCAGCAGCTGCCCCAGGGTACCATCTCCGAGGCCCAGGGTTACGGGATGCTGCTGGCCGCGTACATGGGCGACCGCAAGACGTTCGACGCGCTGGAGGCATATCGCCGCGCGCACCGCAACGCGAAAGGCGCCACGCCCTGGGTGATCCGCGCCGACGGCGTGGTGGCGGACAGCGGCGCGGCCAGCGACGCCGACCAGGACATGGCGTTCGCCCTGCTGGTGGCGCACCGGCGCTGGGGCGGGTACACGGAGCCGCTGAACGAGCTGCTGGGCACCATCCGCACGCACATGGTGGTTCCGGAAGGATCGGCGCATGCCTACCTGCTGACGGCCGGCGACATGCCCCTGCAGTATTGGGAAGTCACCTTTCCCGGCTCCATGGCGCCGGCATGGTACCGGGCGTTCGCCGCCCACACGGGCGACACCTTCTGGTTGGAGGTGGCCGACAAGTCGTACCAGTACCTGACCAGCATCGACCTGAACCCCAGCTACGCCAACGCGGCGACGGGGCTGCTGCCGGACCGCAGCCGCCCCGACGGCACGCTGGACGCCGACCCGGAGAGCCACCGCTTTTCGTGGAACGCCGCGCGCGCGCCGTGGCGGCTGGCGTCCGATGCCGCATGGAACTGCGAGAGCCGGGCGAGCAGCCGCGTGGACCGGATGAACTCGTTCTTCCATGGCGGCGGCCCGGGCAGGGGCCCCACCGGCATTGGCGCGGTGTACCGCACCAGCGGCGCCTTTCTGGACGATAGCCTGTACGGAGGGCCGGACCGCAGCCCGTGGTTCTACGGCCCGCTCACGTCGGCGGCCATGCTGTCCACGAACCAGGGGTACCGGCAGGGGATGTGGATGGAGACGCTGCGGATGACGGACTTTTCCAAGTACGGCCACGAGCTGGGGCTGCTGGGGCTGATGCTGGCCAGCGGCAACATGCACGATCCCCTGGCCGACCCACGGCGCTCGGTGGACGACTTCGAGTCGGGGAATTCAACCCGCTGGTGGACCTACGCTGACAGCGCCGGCAGCACGCTCGCCACGGCGATGGTCTGGCCGGCGGCGGTGGGGCACGGCGTGCGGGTGACGTACAGCGTGATGAACTGGGCGGGCTTCGGCGTCACGCTGAACGAGAACTGGAGCGCGTACCGCGCCCTGGAGTTCTGGGTGGAGGGCACCGGCTCCGGCAACCCCATCTACCTGGAGCTGGAAGATGCCGACGGCGAGTTGTTCGTGCACCGTTTCGTGGACGACTTCACGGGATGGCGGTTCGCCAGCGTACCGCTGAACACCACCGCGTTTCCGCGCCGCAGGGACTACCAGCCAGCCACCATCAACAACGGCATGACGCTCACCAACGTGAGGGCCATCCGCTTTCAGCCATGGGGCCGCGGAAGCTTCGGCGTGGACGGGCTGGTGCTCGTCCCCTGA
- a CDS encoding VOC family protein: protein MSIASRIRPCLWFSDQAEQAAEFYTRIFPNSRIVTITRFPAAGVEIHGRPAGSVMTVVFELDGHQFTALNGGPVFTFNEAVSLEVHCGTQEEVDHYWERLGEGGDPAAQQCGWLKDRYGLSWQIVPAGMEEMLADPESAPAERAMTAMLGMKKLDLGELKRAHAGIT from the coding sequence ATGTCCATCGCCTCACGCATCCGCCCGTGCCTCTGGTTCTCCGACCAGGCGGAGCAGGCCGCCGAGTTCTACACGCGCATCTTCCCCAACTCGCGCATCGTCACCATCACCCGCTTTCCCGCCGCGGGCGTGGAGATCCACGGGCGCCCCGCGGGCTCCGTGATGACGGTGGTGTTCGAGCTGGACGGCCATCAGTTCACCGCGCTGAACGGCGGCCCCGTGTTCACGTTCAACGAAGCCGTGTCGCTGGAGGTGCACTGCGGCACGCAGGAAGAGGTGGACCACTACTGGGAGCGGCTCGGGGAGGGCGGCGATCCCGCGGCGCAGCAGTGCGGCTGGCTCAAGGACCGCTACGGCCTCTCGTGGCAGATCGTGCCAGCGGGAATGGAGGAGATGCTGGCCGACCCCGAGTCGGCCCCCGCGGAGCGCGCAATGACCGCCATGCTGGGGATGAAGAAGCTGGACCTGGGCGAACTCAAGCGCGCGCACGCCGGCATCACCTGA
- a CDS encoding heme-binding protein translates to MIKTTVASLVLLALFVSSPARAQLLQTQTLSLQAARTMAAAAEAEARENNWNVAIAIVDAAGELILFHRLDQTQPASLDIAIGKARTAARFRRPTKVLEDAVAGGRTVLLALDGVPLEGGLPIIVDGRVIGAVGVSGVTSQQDAQVAQAAIDALVR, encoded by the coding sequence ATGATCAAGACCACGGTCGCATCCCTCGTCCTGCTCGCGCTGTTCGTCTCCTCGCCCGCGCGTGCGCAGCTGCTCCAGACGCAGACCCTCAGCCTGCAGGCCGCCCGGACCATGGCGGCGGCGGCCGAGGCGGAGGCGCGCGAGAACAACTGGAACGTGGCGATCGCCATCGTCGACGCCGCGGGAGAGCTCATCCTCTTTCACCGGCTGGACCAGACGCAGCCCGCCAGCCTGGACATCGCCATCGGAAAGGCGCGCACCGCGGCGCGGTTCCGGCGCCCCACCAAGGTGCTGGAAGACGCGGTTGCCGGCGGACGCACGGTGCTGTTGGCGCTGGACGGCGTGCCGCTGGAAGGCGGCCTGCCGATCATCGTGGACGGCCGCGTGATCGGCGCGGTGGGCGTCAGCGGCGTCACCTCGCAGCAGGATGCGCAGGTGGCGCAGGCGGCCATCGACGCCCTGGTGCGGTAG
- a CDS encoding GntR family transcriptional regulator: MDREWNDSQPIYRQLRDMVAAMILDGVLNEGDPLPSVRQVAAEYRVNHLTVLKGYQQLVDERLVETKRGRGMFINPGARNLLLQGEREKFLTEQWPRIQETIQRLGLTPEDLLAAAAAGASASNPPKER, translated from the coding sequence GTGGATCGCGAGTGGAACGACAGCCAGCCCATCTACCGACAGCTTCGCGACATGGTGGCCGCGATGATCCTGGACGGCGTGCTGAACGAGGGTGATCCGCTGCCTTCCGTTCGGCAGGTGGCGGCCGAGTACCGCGTCAACCACCTGACGGTGCTCAAGGGCTACCAGCAGCTGGTGGATGAGCGGCTCGTGGAGACGAAGCGCGGCCGCGGCATGTTCATCAATCCCGGCGCGCGCAACCTGCTGCTGCAGGGGGAGCGCGAGAAGTTCCTGACGGAGCAGTGGCCCCGGATCCAGGAAACCATCCAGCGGCTGGGCCTTACGCCCGAGGACCTGCTGGCCGCCGCCGCTGCCGGGGCATCCGCGTCCAATCCCCCGAAAGAGCGCTGA
- a CDS encoding nuclear transport factor 2 family protein produces MRALLLASAVLLSACAPSAGPTPSAGGTPAVSASPAEQVVQVQLEAYNRRDLEGFLATYSPEIRIYLHPDRLLMSGLDQMRKEYGEAFSANPNGRAAITSRMVQGNYVIDHEHVTGQADGREIRAVAIYEVSDGKIRNVWFID; encoded by the coding sequence ATGAGAGCGCTCCTTCTCGCTTCCGCGGTGCTCCTGTCCGCCTGCGCGCCGTCCGCCGGTCCCACGCCGTCGGCCGGGGGCACACCCGCGGTCTCTGCCTCCCCCGCCGAGCAGGTGGTGCAGGTTCAGCTCGAGGCGTACAACCGGCGCGACCTGGAAGGATTCCTGGCGACGTATTCACCGGAGATCCGCATCTACTTGCACCCTGATCGCCTTCTGATGTCCGGCCTGGACCAGATGCGCAAGGAGTACGGCGAAGCGTTCTCCGCGAATCCCAACGGCCGCGCCGCGATCACCAGCCGCATGGTGCAGGGCAACTACGTCATCGACCACGAGCACGTGACCGGGCAGGCGGACGGAAGGGAAATCCGCGCGGTAGCCATCTACGAGGTGAGCGACGGAAAGATCCGGAACGTCTGGTTCATCGACTAA
- a CDS encoding carboxypeptidase-like regulatory domain-containing protein: protein MKRFPLFVATGLLVACSGITDTACACSPFEGPLVLITGTVRSPALAPVPGAAVQVRLMNPVTCEAVEPTIVRVVQTDAAGRFRHGENASNRGMCYRVWAEPPQGSALARSDSQFVRVQFTETHATPDSVDLAFQLR, encoded by the coding sequence ATGAAGCGCTTTCCCCTGTTCGTCGCCACCGGGCTGCTCGTTGCGTGCAGCGGCATCACCGACACCGCCTGCGCCTGCTCGCCTTTCGAAGGCCCGCTGGTGCTGATCACCGGCACCGTCAGGAGCCCTGCCCTGGCCCCCGTGCCGGGCGCCGCCGTACAGGTGCGGCTGATGAACCCCGTAACGTGTGAGGCCGTCGAACCGACAATCGTCCGCGTGGTGCAGACGGATGCGGCGGGCCGGTTCCGGCATGGGGAAAACGCGAGCAACAGAGGCATGTGCTATCGCGTGTGGGCCGAGCCGCCGCAGGGAAGCGCACTGGCGCGGTCCGACAGCCAGTTCGTCCGCGTGCAGTTTACGGAAACCCACGCCACTCCCGACAGCGTGGATCTCGCGTTCCAGCTGCGCTGA
- a CDS encoding serine hydrolase domain-containing protein encodes MIAYRRTLLVLAFTLGACAPHRPSAVAPSRDPSAAQIAALDEKAPLWLAEHHVPSIAVAYIRDGRVQWTKVYGEQSEGVPATPQTLYNVASLAKPIFAETMLRLAAEGRLSLDEPLAGHWVDPDVAADPRHQKLTPRIALSHRTGFTNWRYQTGGKLVFGGEPGTAFGYSGEGFEYTRRFAQNKLGTPWEALASRYVFQPFGMASTSNSRRDWFAGRVARPYGREGRYGEPTIQDSALASDDLYTTVGDYAAFVVGVMNRDGLPAAFAAQRDSAHVANEAAAARCDRTRVTHCARVGMGLGWEILEYPGETVRLHTGGDWGESTLAFYIAERREGAVMLTNGAAGMMVMLRAVNLLFPDTRLAEEVRSYY; translated from the coding sequence ATGATCGCATATCGCCGCACGCTTCTCGTCCTGGCGTTCACCCTCGGGGCCTGTGCCCCGCATCGCCCGTCCGCCGTCGCTCCCTCGCGCGATCCGTCCGCCGCGCAGATCGCCGCGCTGGACGAGAAGGCGCCGCTCTGGCTGGCCGAGCACCACGTGCCCAGCATCGCCGTCGCGTACATCCGCGACGGTCGCGTGCAGTGGACGAAGGTGTATGGCGAGCAGTCCGAGGGGGTGCCCGCCACCCCGCAGACGCTGTACAACGTGGCGTCGCTCGCCAAGCCCATCTTCGCCGAGACGATGCTGCGGCTGGCGGCGGAGGGACGCCTGTCGCTGGACGAGCCGCTCGCCGGCCACTGGGTAGACCCGGACGTCGCGGCCGACCCGCGCCACCAGAAGCTGACGCCGCGCATTGCGCTCAGCCACCGTACCGGGTTTACCAACTGGCGCTACCAGACGGGCGGAAAGCTGGTGTTCGGGGGCGAGCCGGGCACCGCGTTCGGCTATTCCGGCGAGGGATTCGAGTACACCAGGCGCTTCGCCCAGAACAAGCTGGGGACGCCCTGGGAGGCGCTGGCCAGCCGGTACGTGTTCCAGCCGTTCGGGATGGCGAGCACGTCGAACTCGCGGCGCGACTGGTTCGCGGGTCGCGTCGCCCGGCCGTACGGGCGCGAGGGGCGCTACGGCGAGCCTACCATCCAGGATTCCGCACTGGCTTCCGACGACCTGTACACGACCGTGGGCGATTACGCGGCGTTCGTGGTGGGCGTGATGAACCGCGACGGGCTTCCGGCCGCGTTCGCCGCCCAGCGCGACTCGGCCCACGTGGCGAACGAGGCCGCCGCGGCGCGCTGCGACCGCACCCGCGTTACGCACTGTGCTCGCGTGGGCATGGGGCTGGGATGGGAGATCCTGGAGTATCCGGGCGAAACCGTGCGGCTTCACACCGGCGGCGACTGGGGAGAGAGCACCCTGGCGTTCTACATCGCGGAGCGACGCGAGGGCGCCGTGATGCTCACCAACGGCGCGGCGGGGATGATGGTGATGCTGCGCGCCGTGAACCTGCTGTTCCCCGACACCCGGCTGGCGGAAGAGGTCCGCAGCTATTACTAA
- a CDS encoding DoxX family protein, whose product MQTMATIDQGRPAAGFARAAAPAAPGRGLAWTGRVISGFVSVFLLFDGAARLVHFAPYVEGTVKFGYPAHLASPIGLVLLAATLLYVIPRTAVLGAILLTGYLGGATASHVRMEDPFFAFAATFGVLVWVGLYLREPRLRALIPLRA is encoded by the coding sequence ATGCAGACCATGGCCACGATCGATCAGGGACGTCCGGCGGCGGGATTTGCGCGCGCGGCGGCACCGGCTGCCCCAGGCAGGGGCCTGGCGTGGACCGGCCGCGTGATCAGCGGCTTCGTATCCGTCTTCCTGCTCTTCGACGGGGCGGCGCGGCTGGTGCACTTTGCGCCCTACGTGGAGGGCACGGTGAAGTTCGGGTATCCGGCGCACCTCGCGTCGCCCATCGGACTGGTGCTGCTCGCGGCGACGCTGCTATACGTGATCCCCCGCACGGCCGTGCTCGGCGCCATCCTGCTGACCGGCTACCTGGGTGGCGCCACGGCGTCGCACGTCCGCATGGAAGACCCCTTCTTTGCGTTCGCCGCTACGTTCGGCGTGCTGGTGTGGGTGGGGCTGTACCTGCGCGAGCCGCGGCTGCGCGCGCTGATCCCGCTGCGGGCGTAA
- a CDS encoding VF530 family protein, whose protein sequence is MTEREQPHNPLHGVTLERVLTELVDHFGWEAMGQRIAIRCFTADPSIGSSLKFLRKTPWAREKVEGMYLYMLREKARQARRGSPPTASGER, encoded by the coding sequence ATGACGGAACGAGAACAGCCCCACAACCCGCTGCACGGCGTAACGCTCGAGCGGGTGCTGACCGAGCTGGTGGACCACTTCGGGTGGGAGGCGATGGGGCAGCGCATCGCCATCCGCTGCTTCACCGCCGATCCCAGCATCGGCTCCAGCCTCAAGTTCCTGCGCAAGACGCCGTGGGCGCGCGAGAAAGTGGAGGGGATGTACCTGTACATGCTCCGCGAAAAGGCCCGGCAGGCGCGGCGGGGCTCCCCTCCTACCGCATCTGGAGAACGATGA
- a CDS encoding YciI family protein, protein MRFMNLVKSAENAGPMPQSFMDAMAAASEQSRQAGKLLDTGGLASTARSTRVRVSGGELSVLDGPFAEGKEVVGGYGIVEAASREEAVEGAVWLMNMHREHWPGWEGEVEVRQIMGPEDFAQ, encoded by the coding sequence ATGCGATTCATGAACCTCGTAAAGAGCGCCGAGAACGCCGGCCCCATGCCCCAGTCGTTCATGGACGCCATGGCCGCGGCGAGCGAACAGTCCCGCCAGGCCGGCAAGCTGCTCGACACCGGCGGCCTGGCCTCGACCGCGCGGAGCACGCGGGTGCGCGTCTCGGGCGGAGAGCTCAGCGTGCTGGACGGCCCCTTTGCCGAGGGCAAGGAAGTGGTGGGCGGCTACGGCATCGTGGAGGCGGCGTCCAGGGAAGAGGCCGTGGAAGGCGCCGTCTGGCTGATGAACATGCACCGCGAACACTGGCCGGGGTGGGAGGGCGAGGTGGAAGTCCGCCAGATCATGGGGCCAGAAGATTTCGCCCAGTAG
- a CDS encoding GNAT family N-acetyltransferase — protein MIELRLLGPGDAGVLARVADDVFDDAVDPRWTAEFLADRRHHMIVALDEGVVVGMISAVDYVHPDKAPQLWINEVGVAPSHQRRGIARRLMDAMLQHGRAIGCTDAWLGTEETNVAARGLYESAGSRPEPFILYAFPLQEPDTPKGE, from the coding sequence ATGATCGAGCTTCGCCTCCTGGGCCCCGGCGACGCCGGCGTGCTCGCGCGCGTGGCCGACGACGTGTTCGACGACGCGGTGGATCCGCGCTGGACCGCGGAGTTCCTCGCCGACCGGCGGCACCACATGATCGTGGCGCTGGACGAGGGGGTGGTGGTGGGGATGATCTCGGCGGTGGACTACGTGCACCCCGACAAGGCGCCCCAGCTCTGGATCAACGAGGTGGGCGTCGCTCCCTCGCACCAGCGGCGCGGCATCGCCCGGCGCCTGATGGACGCAATGCTGCAGCACGGCCGCGCGATCGGCTGCACGGATGCGTGGCTCGGGACGGAAGAGACCAACGTGGCGGCGCGCGGGCTGTACGAGAGCGCGGGGTCGCGGCCGGAGCCGTTCATCCTCTACGCATTTCCGCTGCAGGAGCCGGACACCCCCAAGGGAGAATGA
- a CDS encoding vanadium-dependent haloperoxidase, translating to MRIATLGMAAAAALVFAQPAAADTVCDWWEFATRITNAQSAAGRTPETERTMSRVSLAMFEALNAIDRRYESYLGFPLGDPSASQDAAAATAAYRVLLFQLPAQKTTLDDTYALTMASIPDERAREAGRLIGEQAAAAAQAAGGIDSTIAQVPYRPRTTPGEWIGAALPVLQPYWAAFRPWAAPSAEGLRPPPPPALNSERWARDYEEVRRLGGRTSTERTPLQTLIARYREMPDLTPSLRMIADAPGRTPVQNARMFALLQMATDDATQGMAVAKMHYNFWRPITAIRNGADDGNDATAPDAGWVPLLVTPNFAEYPCGHCTYAAAVAEVMKAEVGPRPVMGVRVSSQSLPNAVVQVLPTWDEWVQQVSDSRIYGGVHYRFSNEAGEWAGSRAARMVLDKVMKPLPARGRGRGR from the coding sequence ATGCGTATAGCAACTCTGGGGATGGCCGCCGCGGCGGCGCTGGTGTTCGCGCAGCCTGCGGCGGCAGACACCGTCTGCGACTGGTGGGAGTTCGCCACCCGCATCACCAATGCGCAGTCCGCCGCCGGGCGAACGCCCGAGACGGAGCGGACGATGTCGCGCGTGTCGCTCGCCATGTTCGAGGCGCTGAACGCCATCGACCGGCGCTACGAGAGCTACCTGGGTTTTCCGCTGGGCGACCCGTCCGCCTCGCAGGACGCCGCGGCGGCCACGGCCGCGTATCGCGTGCTGCTCTTTCAGCTGCCCGCGCAGAAGACGACGCTGGACGACACCTATGCGCTGACGATGGCCTCCATTCCCGACGAGCGTGCGCGAGAGGCGGGGCGGCTGATCGGCGAACAGGCGGCCGCGGCGGCGCAGGCGGCGGGGGGAATCGATTCCACGATCGCCCAGGTGCCCTACCGCCCGCGCACCACGCCGGGCGAGTGGATCGGGGCGGCGCTCCCCGTACTGCAGCCGTACTGGGCGGCCTTTCGCCCGTGGGCGGCGCCGAGCGCGGAGGGGCTGCGCCCGCCGCCGCCGCCCGCGCTGAACAGCGAGCGGTGGGCGCGCGACTACGAAGAGGTGCGGCGCCTGGGCGGGCGCACGAGCACGGAGCGCACGCCGCTGCAGACGCTGATCGCGCGCTACCGCGAGATGCCGGACCTGACGCCATCGCTGCGGATGATCGCCGACGCGCCCGGGCGCACGCCGGTGCAGAACGCGCGCATGTTCGCGCTGCTGCAGATGGCGACCGACGATGCCACGCAGGGCATGGCCGTGGCCAAGATGCACTACAACTTCTGGCGCCCCATCACCGCCATCCGCAACGGCGCGGATGACGGCAACGACGCTACGGCGCCGGACGCCGGCTGGGTGCCGCTGCTGGTGACGCCCAACTTTGCCGAGTATCCGTGCGGCCACTGCACCTACGCCGCGGCCGTTGCCGAGGTGATGAAGGCCGAGGTGGGGCCGCGGCCGGTGATGGGCGTGCGCGTCAGCTCGCAGTCCCTTCCGAACGCCGTCGTCCAGGTGCTGCCCACGTGGGACGAGTGGGTGCAGCAGGTGTCTGACTCGCGCATCTACGGCGGCGTGCACTACCGCTTCAGCAACGAAGCGGGAGAGTGGGCCGGCAGCCGCGCCGCCCGCATGGTGCTGGACAAGGTGATGAAGCCGCTTCCCGCGCGGGGCCGGGGCCGGGGCCGCTGA
- a CDS encoding M12 family metallo-peptidase translates to MKAARLALVLAASAGLAACQGDEINPSATSSMSAAEAQENLLTLAPGAALSASQQSQLASIRGRASTAEVHLARIAAAPGRMLGKGAAVRLAVAPGLNVVAVGERVQQRAAEDISWAGPVRGEHGWVQMVFMDGGVAATVTVGRTQYSIESLGDGLHAVSRIDQSGFPSEHTPDVPSGALNSSLDAAISGIREARSSGGDVGIAALTQINVLVAYTASAATAAGNIGSKIQLAVDETNQSYVNSGININMVRVHSVQVTYNEANRSFSQHVTALRSSTDGLMDNVHTLRNTYAADVVALVVNDSEACGQAAAIKATATTAFMAAHYTCITGYYSFGHEIGHLQGARHDRFVDGSTSPYAYGHGYIPPSKSWRTIMAYGNNCSNCTRIQWWSNPSKTYPGTGEVMGTTSYENNSRVLNETAATVAAFR, encoded by the coding sequence ATGAAAGCAGCACGCCTCGCGCTGGTCCTTGCCGCATCCGCCGGCCTCGCCGCCTGCCAGGGCGACGAAATCAACCCCTCGGCCACCTCGTCCATGAGCGCCGCAGAGGCCCAGGAGAACCTCCTTACGCTGGCCCCCGGGGCCGCCCTCAGCGCCTCGCAGCAGAGCCAGCTGGCCAGCATCCGCGGCCGCGCCAGCACCGCCGAGGTGCACCTGGCCCGCATTGCCGCGGCGCCGGGACGCATGCTCGGGAAGGGCGCCGCGGTTCGTCTGGCGGTGGCGCCGGGGCTGAACGTGGTCGCCGTGGGCGAGCGCGTGCAGCAGCGCGCGGCCGAGGACATCTCGTGGGCCGGCCCCGTGCGCGGCGAGCACGGCTGGGTGCAGATGGTGTTCATGGACGGGGGCGTGGCCGCCACCGTCACCGTGGGCCGCACGCAGTACAGCATCGAGTCGCTGGGCGACGGGCTGCACGCCGTTTCGCGCATCGACCAGAGCGGCTTTCCCTCGGAGCACACCCCCGACGTTCCCAGCGGCGCGCTGAACAGCTCGCTCGACGCCGCCATCAGCGGAATTCGTGAGGCGCGCAGCTCCGGCGGCGACGTGGGCATCGCGGCGCTCACGCAGATCAACGTGCTGGTGGCGTACACCGCCTCGGCCGCCACGGCCGCCGGCAATATCGGCAGCAAGATCCAGCTGGCCGTCGACGAGACCAACCAGTCGTACGTGAACAGCGGCATCAACATCAACATGGTGCGCGTGCACAGCGTGCAGGTGACGTACAACGAGGCCAACCGCAGCTTCTCGCAGCACGTCACCGCGCTGCGGAGCAGCACCGACGGCCTGATGGACAACGTGCACACGCTGCGGAACACCTACGCCGCCGACGTGGTTGCGCTGGTGGTGAACGACAGTGAAGCGTGCGGGCAGGCCGCGGCCATCAAGGCCACCGCCACCACGGCGTTCATGGCCGCCCACTACACCTGCATCACCGGCTACTACTCGTTCGGCCACGAGATCGGCCACCTGCAGGGCGCCCGGCACGATCGCTTCGTGGACGGCAGCACCAGCCCCTACGCCTACGGCCACGGCTACATCCCGCCGTCCAAGAGCTGGCGCACGATCATGGCCTATGGCAACAACTGCAGCAACTGCACGCGCATCCAGTGGTGGTCCAACCCGTCCAAGACCTACCCGGGCACCGGTGAGGTGATGGGCACCACCAGCTACGAGAACAACTCGCGGGTGCTGAACGAAACCGCGGCCACGGTGGCGGCCTTCCGCTAG
- a CDS encoding ABC transporter ATP-binding protein: MACIQARGLRKSFGSTVALDGLDLTVEEGRIVGLIGPNGAGKTTALNAILGLTRYEGELNVLGHDPWSERDRLARDVSFIADIAVLPRWLRVSQALDYVAGVHPRFDRAKAEGFLANTEIRRTSKVGELSKGMVAQLHLALVMAIDAKLLVLDEPTLGLDILYRKQFYDSLLNDFFDRTRTIVVTTHQVEEIQDVLTDLVFIDRGRLVLECSMEEFEQRYVEVMVRPGQLDGARALGPIHERHLFGRSILLFDNADRDQVAALGELRTPSIADVFVAVMGSRPGQERGAGR; this comes from the coding sequence ATGGCATGCATCCAAGCCCGCGGCCTGCGCAAGTCGTTCGGCAGCACGGTGGCGCTCGATGGTTTGGACCTGACGGTGGAGGAAGGCCGCATCGTGGGGCTGATCGGTCCCAACGGGGCGGGGAAGACCACGGCGCTCAACGCCATCCTGGGCCTCACGCGGTACGAGGGCGAGCTGAACGTGCTGGGCCACGACCCGTGGAGCGAGCGCGACCGGCTGGCGCGCGACGTCTCGTTCATCGCCGACATTGCAGTGCTGCCGCGCTGGCTGCGGGTTTCGCAGGCGCTGGACTACGTCGCCGGCGTGCATCCGCGGTTCGACCGCGCCAAGGCAGAGGGATTCCTGGCGAACACGGAGATCAGGCGCACGAGCAAAGTGGGCGAGCTGTCCAAGGGAATGGTGGCGCAACTGCACCTGGCGCTGGTGATGGCCATCGACGCGAAGCTGCTGGTGCTCGACGAGCCGACGCTGGGGCTGGACATCCTTTATCGCAAGCAGTTCTACGACTCGCTGCTGAACGATTTCTTCGACCGAACGCGCACCATCGTGGTGACCACGCACCAGGTGGAAGAGATCCAGGACGTGCTGACGGACCTGGTATTCATCGACCGCGGGCGCCTCGTCCTGGAGTGCAGTATGGAAGAGTTCGAGCAGCGCTACGTGGAGGTGATGGTTCGCCCCGGGCAGCTGGACGGGGCTCGCGCGCTGGGCCCCATCCACGAGCGCCACCTGTTCGGCCGCAGCATCCTGCTGTTCGACAACGCGGACCGCGACCAGGTGGCGGCGCTCGGTGAGCTGCGGACGCCCAGCATCGCGGACGTGTTCGTCGCCGTAATGGGCAGCCGGCCGGGCCAGGAACGCGGAGCCGGCCGATGA
- a CDS encoding DUF6886 family protein produces MLFHVSEAEIGRFDPRPTAFTDEPVVWAIDGRRLHNYLLPRDCPRVTFYAGPGTTADDAERFLGTSPAVVAVESAWLERIRACVLYCHHLPSRTFECLDDGAGYFVSRDAVVPEQVEVITDIIAELLARGVELRFLPSLWHLHDSVAASSLRFSMIRMRNAAPR; encoded by the coding sequence ATGCTGTTTCACGTAAGCGAGGCGGAGATCGGCCGGTTCGACCCGCGGCCCACGGCGTTCACGGACGAGCCGGTGGTGTGGGCGATCGACGGCCGCCGGCTGCACAATTACCTGCTGCCGCGCGACTGTCCGCGCGTGACCTTCTACGCCGGCCCGGGGACGACCGCAGACGACGCCGAACGCTTCCTGGGAACGAGCCCGGCCGTCGTCGCGGTCGAGAGCGCCTGGCTGGAGCGCATCCGCGCGTGCGTGCTGTACTGCCATCACCTGCCGTCCCGGACCTTCGAGTGCCTGGATGACGGTGCCGGCTACTTCGTCAGCCGCGACGCCGTGGTGCCCGAGCAGGTGGAGGTGATTACGGACATTATCGCGGAGCTGCTGGCCCGCGGCGTGGAGTTGCGCTTTCTGCCCAGCCTCTGGCACCTGCACGATTCCGTCGCCGCATCCAGCCTGCGGTTCTCCATGATCCGGATGCGAAACGCCGCGCCGCGCTGA